ATCCGCGCGACGCCTCCCGTGGCCCGGATGTCCGCCGGAACGCGCTCGAGCGCCATCACCGCGACCGCGCCCGCCTGCTCGGCGATGCGCGCCTGCTCAGCGGTGGTCACGTCCATGATCACCCCGCCCTTGAGCATCTCGGCGAGCCCGCGCTTGACCCGGAATGTGCCTCGTTCGGCCATCACGCCCAAGGATAAGGGAGGCCCGCCCATCGATAAGGGAGCCCCGGAGCGTGCGCCCCCATGGCACGTTTGTGGCGGTATGCGCCACAAAGTCGCCGGGCCTGCGTCCGCCGGACGCTTACGTTGTCCCTGGAGCCGCTATTTGAGTTTGAACGCGCGGATCCTGTCCTTGAATGCCGCCTTGTCGCGCGCATACACGCCGTGGGCGAGCGCCTGGATGACTCCCAGCAGGGCGGCGTTCGAGCGCGTGAACGAGGGGCTGTTGGAGGAGTAGTACAGGGTCAGCTCGGCGTGCTCGCCGACCTCGGACAAGGTGGCGTCGCTGATCGAAAGCGTCCGAGCTCGGCGGTGACGGGCAAGCTTCATCGCCCGGACCACCAGCGGGTGGGCCCGTCCGGCCGAGAAGGCGATCACGAGCGTGTCCTCGTCCACCCGGCTCAGCCTCGTGATCGAGTCCTGGCGAGGGCTCGCGACCACCTCGGCGCGGATGTCCAGCAGCGCCAGCAAGTGGCGCAGGTAGCTGGCGAAGAAAGCCATCTGGTCCACGCCGACGATCATCACGCGGTGTGCCGAGCCGAGTGCCGAGACGCACGCCTCAACCTGTTCGCGCGTGAGCTTGTGGGCGGTGGCTTCGACGTTCGTGTGGTCCGCGGCGAGTGAGGACTCGAATTCGGAGTGGTCGAAGTCGAACAGCTGGCCGGCGCCGTTTTGCTCATCGGCGCGGGTGCGGTATTCCTCGATCGCCGCCTGCTGCAGCTCCGGATAGCCCTCGAACCCAAGCGCCTGCGAGAAGCGGACGACCGTCGAGGACGAGGTGCTCGCGCGACGAGCGAGCTCCTCGGCCGTCTGGAATGCCGCCTCGTCGAGATGGTCGACGATGTACCGGGCGACGTCCTTTTGCGAGCGAGAGAACTCGTCGAAGCGTTCGGAGATGTAGACGGACAGCGTCTTTCCGTTCGGCCGTGACTGGCGGCCGTTACGCGCGGTACGCGACTGGCCGCCACGGGTACGGGCCTGAGTCGGTCGAGGCTTCGTGGCCGTCTTGCTCACGGCGGCATGATTCGCCCCAGTATCGGTTTTCCCTGCTAGGCCCCGGCCTTCGGCGGACGACATGCGGCCGAGCGATCTGGTTGGATCGCTCCGTGGACGCCGAGCGGGCACTCCGCCTCACCAACCGCAACATGATCGCCTTCGACCTGATGCTGGGTACGGGCGCGATCCTGGCACCAAGCGCAACGCTCGCGGTGCTCGGTCACGAACCGCCGTCGCCCGACGCCCAGCACCTGTTCCGGCGCTGTGGGCCCGTCTGGCTCACCTTCGCCGCTGCTCATGCGGTGGCCGAGCGCCGGGGCGCCCCCCAGGACTGGTGGGCGCTGGCCTGGCTGAGGGGCACTGAGCTCGCCACCGACGCGCTGTGGTCGCGCTCGCCGGCCTTCTCCCGGCCGGGGGCGCGGGCCGGGCTGTGGCTTGCGGGCGCGTCCAACCTGGCGATGACGATCGGCTTCGGGTGGTTGGCCCTGCGTCAGCGAAGTGGCCGTCGGCGACGAGGCTGGCTGCGGCTGCGTGGCTGAACCGCCGCCCTACCCGGCGGCGGCGCCGCTTCCCACGACGCTGCACCTGGTAAAGCCCACCGCCTGGGCAAGCTTCAGGCGGCGGACCTGGCCGGCTGCGATCTCGGCCTGGGCCTTCGCGTACGCGCGCGCGTCTTCATCCTCGGCCGCCTGAAGGCCGCGCTCGAGCGCAGCGATCCCCTGCTCGCGTGCCCGCAGGTAGCGGTCGAGCGCGTCTTGGACCTCTGGCGGGGCGTCGAGCGCTCGGATCTGGCTCAGCTCGTTCTCCGAAATGTCGAGCAAGTTCTTGGTCAGCGTCACCGCCTCCTCGGCGCTGGTCGGCGGTTTTTTCTGAAGGTCGGCGAACTGG
Above is a window of Solirubrobacterales bacterium DNA encoding:
- a CDS encoding pyridoxal 5'-phosphate synthase lyase subunit PdxS produces the protein MAERGTFRVKRGLAEMLKGGVIMDVTTAEQARIAEQAGAVAVMALERVPADIRATGGVAR
- a CDS encoding MurR/RpiR family transcriptional regulator, encoding MSKTATKPRPTQARTRGGQSRTARNGRQSRPNGKTLSVYISERFDEFSRSQKDVARYIVDHLDEAAFQTAEELARRASTSSSTVVRFSQALGFEGYPELQQAAIEEYRTRADEQNGAGQLFDFDHSEFESSLAADHTNVEATAHKLTREQVEACVSALGSAHRVMIVGVDQMAFFASYLRHLLALLDIRAEVVASPRQDSITRLSRVDEDTLVIAFSAGRAHPLVVRAMKLARHRRARTLSISDATLSEVGEHAELTLYYSSNSPSFTRSNAALLGVIQALAHGVYARDKAAFKDRIRAFKLK